A genomic stretch from Podospora pseudoanserina strain CBS 124.78 chromosome 3, whole genome shotgun sequence includes:
- a CDS encoding hypothetical protein (EggNog:ENOG502T06C): protein MQALSSRGQNERLGSFLVNIGVSSWGISQFIRKHAPRYVTSFLSATSLKAFLTDAEIGDVFYDKLVHQGLTKIPELRCSRSQLTNAIGATADYSDQLIPVDIVDSVVIILRNSGLHVQDMRRAFGTPNSKELARILSLVFGSIQDEEVEFVTLEGSSNCTINASAFLWLNGDDVQLTVGDRTIIAVAQPNILINIPTGGERGNAWVVQEWREGKALSNLIVTGVASSDKPIAASTNPAKAAKQAISAQYGLSDEKMAYVGQLATALVLVAVERGIIYVNWGFPGSAPMECKLGDLCQDCYLSNVMECMEC, encoded by the coding sequence ATGCAAGCTTTGTCGAGCAGAGGCCAAAATGAGAGACTAGGTAGCTTTTTGGTCAACATTGGAGTCAGCTCATGGGGAATCTCTCAGTTTATCCGAAAGCACGCACCCCGCTATGTCACTTCCTTCCTTTCGGCAACAAGCCTCAAGGCGTTCCTGACCGACGCAGAGATCGGTGATGTATTCTACGACAAGCTTGTCCACCAGGGCCTCACCAAAATCCCGGAGCTACGATGTTCTCGAAGTCAACTCACAAATGCCATTGGGGCTACCGCCGATTACAGCGATCAACTTATTCCTGTCGATATCGTCGATTCAGTGGTAATCATACTGCGGAACTCGGGTTTGCATGTTCAAGATATGAGAAGGGCTTTTGGAACACCAAACTCAAAGGAGCTGGCGCGTATCCTCTCTCTGGTCTTCGGGTCAATtcaggatgaggaggttgagtttGTCACGTTGGAAGGGTCATCGAATTGCACCATCAATGCCTCAGCCTTTCTTTGGCTCAATGGAGATGATGTGCAACTTACCGTGGGCGATCGGACTATCATAGCAGTGGCACAACCAAATATACTCATCAATATCCCGACAGGCGGTGAGAGAGGGAATGCTTGGGTGGTACAGGAgtggagggaagggaaagcGCTCTCGAATTTGATTGTAACGGGTGTCGCAAGTTCGGATAAGCCCATCGCAGCGAGCACTAACCCCGCAAAAGCCGCAAAACAAGCCATCAGCGCCCAGTATGGCCTCAGCGATGAGAAGATGGCGTACGTAGGCCAGCTCGCCACAGCTCTTGTGTTGGTAGCGGTGGAGAGAGGTATAATCTATGTCAACTGGGGGTTCCCGGGTTCAGCTCCAATGGAATGCAAACTTGGCGATCTCTGTCAGGATTGTTACCTTTCCAATGTAATGGAATGCATGGAGTGTTAG
- a CDS encoding hypothetical protein (COG:L; COG:O; EggNog:ENOG503NXD2) encodes MASTDNSVRANRLRTLFRETVAGTRPIRTPQSAQLFLEAVRGQENPSACVETIVGSTAGVDSVRDSVRADLSLRFMIASTLPFLQYLSHPGIKVLADGQLLRHVLLAIAQPPTVWNALVKFFKNHEIPDASLCGFAWLALELALLPPTTNVNVIDDVRAISESKGLLKSEGHVTREYGYLIQKVLRIRGSPEEGVVGNAGPGGRHDNDLADFRRISIYPTTDEFLSTQLPFYQTAVDVRETDLEKRPSVHLDNQFRLLREDMLAELREDLQVAMGSKKGGNNRRSFMLGRLDPVGIDVGNLQSKGKAKPCALLVRCFEGLHFLEKMKPEERKKYLKDETNLLRHQAFGVLCRDKEIFGFAFVDRDVDNLAKSPPLVSLQFTDENGLRNAILALTLPRREFVQFILVGTPVFAYEPVLLGLQRSADMPLMDLLVNPALIATSGFSIPPKLRPLVAQLVEDSRHLAGEGTVDLETPTGTISIDKSQLVALLTSLTKPVSLVQGPPGTGKSFIGAQIARCLHKAGLRILVLSYTNHALDQFMEDLLDVGIPDTAMVRIGSKAKCTDRTSALLLSAQQGSYRRSRDGWAIVDDLRQKATKLATELQKMLQSYLHSPFRWQEISEYLEFSDPDAHFLQALQVPEGEDGWRRTGQKGKEIEEDYLFKLWMAGQGPGIFKNNIPTISRGIWKMPHPIRLSHIERWTKAMAEERLHTLQEVARQYGDLQRDLEIQFSQSDNQIVRQKSIIGCTTTGAAKHIRLIRAAEPDVILVEEAGEILESHILTALSPTVKQLVLIGDHKQLRPKINNYALSVERGDGFDLNRSLFERLILQGAKHATLQKQHRMIPEISCFARELTYPELLDGPKTSGRERIRGLQNRVVFLSHTKPEDIDRAVKDRRDPGAKESKKNQFEAEMVLRCVKYFGQQGYSSNQIVVLTPYLGQLRVLRDVFSKNKHDLEISEMDKAELIRAGLISEAAAKVDKKPVRISTIDNYQGEENDIVIASLTRSNSAGDVGFMSAPERLNVLITRARNCLVLIGNMDTFKQSKKGRAAWAPFFELLNKNGNLYDGLPVQCEKHPSTLALLKEPVDFDKYCPDGGCTELCDTLLKCGVHKCRSRCHRVDDHSRTECNQLISRVCSRQHKVKVRCGRQNEGCVNCIKEDKEMERKAKRDLKLEEERRAREEEYARTLKEIQDEIEHQRRVNKYHAEERNRSETIEQQKADLEALKKAEIKLRQQNKQRAEAQAQSKDTTTSKSTKKTSAKSSEESTSESKAEWEFLKQSEPGTYSKALDELIAMIGLEDVKQEFLNIKSKVDTALRQDVSLAKERFSCSMLGNPGTGKTTVARLYAEFLTELCVIPGNCFEEKTGAGLANIGVSGCTKLIDGILNAGGGVLFIDEAYQLTSGNNPGGAAVLDYLLAEVENQRGKIVFVLAGYSKQMESFFAHNPGLPSRFPVDMTFADYTDDELLRILELKINHKYNGAMDCADGLRGLYCRIVSRRIGRGRGKEGFGNARAVENVLDIISRRQANRLRRERKKGVKPNDLFFTKEDLIGPEPAEALTNCAAWKELQGLIGLQSVKDAVRSLVDSIQQNYVRELEEKPPIEYSLNKVFMGNPGTGKTTVAKLYGAILVKLGLLSKGEVVVKNPSDFVGGALGQSEQQTKGILAATVGKVLVIDEAYGLYGGGGSQGSVSDPYKTAVIDTIVAEVQSVPGDDRCVLLLGYKDQMETMFQNVNPGLSRRFPIASGFNFEDFSDEDVRKIFDLKLKKAAYQATPQAVAVAMEMIKRARNRPNFGNAGEIDILLDAAKARHQRRLSKGQAKSDSLFEAVDFDENFDRADKSTASVKQLFEGTVGCEETVKLLEGYQETVRTLKSLDMDPKENIPFNFLFRGPPGTGKTTTAKKMGKVFYDMGFLSTAEVVECSATDLIGQYVGQTGPKVQQLLDKALGKVLFVDEAYRLAEGHFAKEAMDELVDSVTKDRYVKKLIIILAGYEKDINRLMSVNSGLTSRFPAVIDFRSLTADECLKLLCELLGKQRMGLKSRGKDFDLTCLVAATATFRREVIAYFTHLAAQDNWASARDVQSVSRAIFNKMLTDKTGLASGRLVLTEVVVTTELRTMLNERASRSNFDAPKIDIQEILRRSQAPPPQGLPHRPATRTTTATEIQQTKVAAEPVVEDKEEEPPTVPEVSTTDPNNKDSWIKRDAGVSDAVWEQLQRDHRAEEEREDEYRQLLEAKEKATEEARERIVARLLAEEARRRKEEAIKEKLKAMGVCPVGYPWIKQDTGYRCAGGSHFIGNVALGNV; translated from the exons ATGGCGTCAACCGACAACTCAGTAAGAGCCAATCGCCTGCGCACGCTCTTTCGAGAGACCGTTGCTGGGACTCGACCTATCAGGACTCCCCAGAGTGCCCAGCTATTCCTCGAGGCCGTTCGAGGTCAAGAGAACCCCAGTGCTTGCGTCGAAACTATCGTTGGGAGCACTGCCGGTGTTGACTCTGTCAGGGACTCGGTCCGAGCCGATTTGTCGTTGCGCTTCATGATTGCCAGTACGCTTCCATTCCTGCAGTACCTGTCCCATCCTGGCATCAAAGTTCTAGCCGACGGGCAGCTGTTGCGGCACGTCCTTTTGGCCATTGCGCAGCCTCCGACCGTATGGAATGCTCTGGTCAAGTTCTTCAAAAACCACGAGATCCCTGATGCCAGTCTCTGCGGCTTCGCTTGGCTGGCTCTTGAGCTTGCGcttctcccacccaccaccaacgtGAATGTGATTGATGATGTGAGGGCCATCTCTGAATCCAAGGGACTCCTCAAGTCAGAGGGCCATGTGACGCGCGAGTATGGCTACCTGATTCAAAAGGTGTTGCGCATTCGGGGCTCGCCTGAGGAAGGTGTTGTCGGGAATGCGGGACCCGGAGGGCGACACGACAATGACCTGGCCGACTTTCGAAGAATAAGCATCTATCCCACGACTGACGAGTTCCTGTCGACTCAGCTCCCGTTCTACCAGACGGCGGTTGATGTGCGCGAGACTGACCTGGAGAAGCGACCGAGTGTGCATCTCGACAACCAGTTTCGCCTGCTGCGAGAGGACATGCTGGCCGAGCTGAGGGAAGACCTGCAGGTGGCCATGGGCAGCAAAAAGGGCGGCAACAATCGGAGGTCGTTCATGCTCGGCCGACTGGATCCCGTGGGAATTGACGTGGGCAACTTGCAGTCGAAGGGAAAAGCCAAGCCGTGTGCTCTTTTGGTCAGGTGCTTTGAAGGGTTGCACTTTCTCGAAAAGATGAAGCCAGAGGAGCGGAAGAAGTACCTCAAGGACGAAACaaatctcctccgccaccaagCATTTGGTGTTCTCTGTCGCGACAAGGAGATCTTTGGCTTTGCTTTTGTCGACCGCGACGtcgacaacctcgccaaGTCACCCCCCCTCGTTTCACTGCAGTTTACCGACGAAAATGGTCTTCGCAATGCCATCCTCGCTCTCACCCTGCCCAGACGCGAGTTTGTGCAGTTCATCTTGGTCGGCACCCCAGTCTTTGCCTACGAACCCGTTCTACTGGGCCTCCAACGATCCGCCGACATGCCTCTCATGGACCTGCTGGTAAACCCCGCGCTCATAGCAACATCTGGCTTCAGCATCCCCCCCAAGCTACGGCCTTTGGTGGCCCAGCTTGTCGAGGACAGTAGACATCTCGCCGGCGAGGGCACTGTGGACCTTGAAACCCCAACCGGCACCATCTCGATTGACAAGTCCCAGCTGGTGGCCCTCTTGACCTCTTTGACCAAGCCTGTGAGTCTCGTGCAAGGCCCTCCAGGTACAGGAAAATCCTTCATCGGCGCTCAGATTGCCCGTTGTTTGCACAAGGCGGGCTTGAGGATTCTCGTTCTCAGCTACACAAATCATGCCCTGGACCAGTTCATGGAGGATCTTCTCGATGTTGGAATTCCTGACACCGCCATGGTCCGTATCGGCTCCAAGGCGAAGTGCACAGATAGGACCagcgcccttcttctttctgcGCAACAGGGCAGTTATAGACGCAGCCGGGATGGTTGGGCTATTGTCGACGATCTCAGGCAAAAAGCAACCAAGCTGGCCACAGAACTTCAGAAAATGCTACAGAGTTATTTACACTCACCATTTCGTTGGCAGGAGATTTCAGAATACCTAGAGTTTTCGGATCCAGATGCCCACTTCTTGCAGGCTCTTCAGGTTCCCGAGGGCGAAGATGGGTGGCGGCGGACCGGCCAAAAAGGCAAGGAAATCGAGGAAGACTATCTATTCAAGCTATGGATGGCCGGCCAAGGCCCTGGCATCTTCAAGAATAACATCCCTACCATTTCCCGTGGAATCTGGAAGATGCCTCACCCGATTCGACTGAGCCATATTGAGAGATGGACCAAGGCCATGGCTGAAGAACGACTACACACGTTGCAGGAGGTAGCACGCCAGTATGGAGATCTTCAGAGAGACTTGGAGATCCAGTTCAGTCAGTCTGATAATCAGATCGTGCGTCAAAAAAGCATCATCGGTTGCACCACTACCGGCGCTGCGAAACATATTCGTTTGATCCGTGCTGCTGAACCAGACGTCATTCTGGTGGAAGAGGCCGGAGAGATCCTTGAGAGCCACATTCTGACGGCACTCTCACCCACCGTCAAGCAGCTTGTTCTCATCGGTGATCACAAGCAGCTGCGGCCCAAGATCAACAACTATGCATTATCAGTCGAGAGAGGTGACGGATTCGACCTGAATCGATCCCTTTTTGAGAGGCTGATCCTTCAGGGAGCCAAGCACGCCACTCTTCAGAAACAGCACCGCATGATTCCAGAGATTTCCTGCTTCGCCCGCGAGCTCACATACCCTGAGCTTCTCGACGGCCCCAAGACAAGCGGCCGCGAACGCATTCGTGGGTTGCAGAATAGAGTTGTGTTTCTGAGCCACACGAAGCCGGAAGACATCGACAGAGCGGTCAAGGACCGCCGCGACCCGGGTGcgaaagaaagcaaaaagaaccAGTTTGAAGCCGAGATGGTCTTACGTTGTGTCAAGTATTTCGGACAGCAGGGCTACAGCTCCAACCAGATCGTCGTCTTGACTCCCTATCTGGGTCAGCTGCGTGTTTTGCGAGACGTCTTCTCCAAGAACAAGCATGATCTTGAAATTAGCGAGATGGATAAAGCTGAGTTGATCAGAGCCGGGTTGATCTCAGAGGCCGCCGCCAAGGTTGACAAGAAGCCTGTCCGGATATCGACCATTG ACAACTACCAAGGAGAGGAAAATGATATCGTGATTGCTTCCCTCACGCGTAGCAACAGCGCTGGTGATGTCGGTTTCATGTCTGCCCCGGAGAGACTCAACGTTCTGATCACACGAGCCCGCAACTGCCTTGTTCTTATCGGAAACATGGACACCTTCAAGCAGAGCAAAAAGGGTAGAGCGGCCTGGGCTCCTTTCTTTGAGCTTCTGAACAAGAACGGCAATCTTTACGACGGACTTCCAGTCCAGTGCGAAAAGCACCCATCGACTCTGGCATTGTTGAAGGAGCCTGTTGATTTTGACAAGTATTGCCCCGACGGGGGGTGCACTGAGCTTTG TGATACACTCCTCAAATGTGGCGTTCACAAATGTCGATCTCGCTGCCACCGCGTTGACGACCACTCCAGGACGGAGTGCAATCAACTCATCAGCCGAGTTTGCTCCAGACAGCACAAGGTGAAAGTGCGATGTGGGAGGCAGAATGAGGGATGTGTCAACTG CATCAAGGAGGATAAAGAGATGGAACGCAAGGCCAAGAGAGATTTGAAGCTGGAGGAAGAACGCAGAGCACGCGAGGAGGAGTACGCACGCACCTTGAAAGAGATCCAAGACGAAATTGAACATCAGAGGCGCGTCAACAAATACCACGCCGAGGAAAGGAACCGGAGCGAGACCATTGAACAGCAAAAGGCAGACCTTGAAGCGTTGAAAAAGGCCGAAATCAAGCTCCGTCAACAGAATAAGCAACGTGCAGAGGCGCAAGCCCAATCAAAGGATACAACCACTTCCAAGAGCACCAAGAAAACGTCAGCCAAGTCTTCCGAGGAGTCGACAAGTGAGTCAAAGGCAGAATGGGAATTTCTGAAGCAGTCGGAGCCAGGGACTTACAGCAAGGCACTTGATGAGCTGATAGCCATGATCGGGCTGGAGGATGTCAAGCAAGAATTTTTGAACATCAAGTCAAAGGTTGATACGGCCTTGCGGCAAGATGTATCACTGGCCAAGGAGAGATTCAGCTGCTCCATGCTGGGGAACCCCGGAACTG gAAAAACCACTGTGGCCCGTCTGTACGCAGAGTTTCTCACGGAGCTTTGCGTCATTCCGGGCAACTGTTTCGAGGAGAAGACCGGTGCAGGCCTGGCGAACATTGGTGTTTCTGGTTGTACCAAGCTGATTGATGGAATCCTCAacgccggcggcggtgttcTTTTCATTGACGAGGCATACCAACTCACGTCCGGCAACAATCCTGGTGGCGCCGCTGTTCTCGACTACCTTCTGGCTGAAGTCGAGAACCAGAGAGGCAAGATTGTCTTTGTCCTGGCTGGTTACAGCAAGCAGATGGAGAGCTTCTTTGCACACAACCCTGGACTGCCAAGCCGATTCCCAGTCGATATGACTTTTGCCGATTACACCGATGATGAACTTTTGAGAATACTCGAGCTCAAGATCAACCACAAGTACAACGGTGCGATGGACTGCGCCGATGGCCTACGTGGGCTCTACTGTCGGATTGTGAGCCGGCGTATCGGGCGAGGACGGGGTAAGGAAGGATTCGGCAATGCGCGCGCTGTTGAAAACGTGCTGGATATCATCTCGAGGCGCCAAGCCAATCGTTTACGACGTGAGAGGAAAAAAGGTGTCAAACCAAACGACCTTTTCTTCACTAAAGAAGACCTTATTGGTCCGGAGCCTGCGGAGGCTTTGACCAATTGCGCCGCCTGGAAAGAGCTTCAAGGGTTGATTGGTCTTCAGTCTGTCAAGGATGCTGTTCGCTCGCTTGTCGACAGTATTCAACAGAACTATGTGCGAGaactggaggagaagccaccTATCGAATACTCTCTCAACAAGGTTTTTATGGGAAATCCTGGCACGGGCAAGACGACTGTGGCGAAGTTGTACGGGGCTATTTTGGTGAAACTCGGTTTGCTCTCCAAAGGCGAAG TTGTGGTAAAGAACCCGTCAGACTTTGTTGGCGGTGCTCTGGGTCAATCAGAACAGCAGACCAAGGGAATTTTGGCGGCAACTGTTGGAAAGGTCTTGGTCATTGACGAAGCCTATGGTCTttacggaggaggaggcagccAAGGCTCAGTCTCGGACCCCTACAAAACCGCTGTCATCGATACCATTGTGGCTGAGGTGCAGAGCGTCCCCGGCGACGACCGCTGCGTCCTGCTTCTGGGCTACAAGGATCAGATGGAGACAATGTTCCAGAACGTTAACCCTGGACTGAGCCGGCGGTTTCCCATTGCTTCTGGGTTCAACTTTGAAGACTTCTCGGACGAGGACGTTCGTAAAATCTTTGacctcaagctcaagaaggcggcATACCAAGCCACTCCCCAagccgttgctgttgccatGGAGATGATCAAGAGGGCTCGCAATAGACCCAACTTTGGAAATGCTGGCGAAATCGACATCCTGCTCGATGCAGCCAAGGCTCGCCACCAAAGACGTCTCAGCAAAGGCCAAGCGAAATCGGATAGTCTCTTCGAGGCCGTGGACTTTGATGAGAATTTCGACCGTGCAGACAAGTCGACTGCCAGCGTAAAGCAATTATTTGAGGGCACGGTTGGGTGTGAGGAGACTGTGAAGCTTCTCGAGGGATACCAGGAAACAGTCCGCACGCTCAAGTCGCTTGATATGGACCCCAAGGAGAACATCCCATTCAACTTTCTCTTCCGAGGTCCACCTGGCACTGGCAAAACGACGACCgcgaagaagatgggcaAGGTATTTTACGACATGGGATTCCTTTCAACTGCGGAAGTGGTGGAGTGCTCTGCTACTGACCTCATCGGACAATATGTCGGCCAGACGGGACCCAAGGTGCAACAACTCTTGGACAAGGCTCTTGGGAAGGTGCTGTTTGTGGATGAGGCGTATCGTCTAGCCGAGGGACATTTTGCCAAGGAAGCCATGGACGAATTGGTGGATTCCGTCACCAAGGACCGCTACGTCAAGAAGCTGATCATCATTCTGGCGGGCTACGAAAAGGACATCAACCGCTTGATGTCCGTCAACTCGGGCCTCACCTCGCGCTTCCCAGCTGTGATTGATTTCCGATCGCTGACCGCCGATGAGTGTCTGAAACTTCTCTGCGAATTGCTCGGAAAGCAAAGGATGGGGCTCAAGAGCAGAGGCAAGGATTTTGATCTCACATGCCTTGTTGCAGCAACGGCTACCTTCAGGCGGGAGGTCATCGCCTACTTTACCCACCTCGCCGCCCAAGACAACTGGGCCAGCGCGCGCGATGTTCAGAGTGTGTCCAGGGCCATTTTCAACAAGATGTTGACAGACAAGACCGGGCTTGCCAGTGGCCGTCTGGTGCTGACCGAGGTCGTCGTGACTACCGAGCTGCGAACCATGCTGAATGAGCGGGCTTCTCGAAGCAACTTTGATGCGCCAAAGATCGACATCCAGGAGATACTCCGTCGATCGCAAgccccgccgcc
- a CDS encoding hypothetical protein (EggNog:ENOG503NW1P; COG:S) — protein MTSTWYKSRSRYFNRKYDDASKAQASPPPPLGNLVQTIEISDLDMNLNSKIASPSIRDCRLITSYNWLEGKEAAPTILVPAKPPLWAPVASPSRLNEDNGTYFRDKNAARFPKHPLEPCVIAAMEADNNISPEVDIVACGSTLGNLLRFVRRQDKPFRILVEKIHNTVFFTRRENTPTEIIPGVRGYGHSFPEANTIWEPDVKGSVSHQRIVRYTFGGHRILVRFEADGYIKPHAQGPSSVNSTSSTTAMDQTSLANLLSEADMGLASQTTATLAETTINVKFGGELIPQAQVFDLKTRSIYTKDKKDHLAEELPRLWVSQIPTFILAFHTQGLFKKADIQIKDVREDVQRWELDHQAELAQLKGLIDMIIEVVSDMPGQKMELRYAGIGGLEVREQLADVNDALSDAVKARWGLRGGALTDESDDGVGETETQGSDHDSFDPETDVNEEDSDEDHRYYHDNLYGYDYEKELPDYTACSADECGYCGKCPY, from the exons ATGACTTCGACTTGGTACAAATCTCGCAGCCGCTACTTCAACCGGAAGTATGATGACGCTTCGAAGGCCCAggcatctcctcctccgccattgGGGAACCTGGTTCAAACCATCGAGATATCTGATCTCGATATGAATCTCAACAGCAAGATCGCCTCACCTTCAATCCGCGACTGCAGGCTCATCACATCATACAACTGGcttgaggggaaggaagcCGCACCAACGATCCTTGTGCCTG CCAAGCCACCTTTGTGGGCTCCAGTTGCATCTCCGTCGCGTCTCAACGAAGACAATGGGACTTACTTCCGAGACAAGAACGCCGCCCGGTTTCCCAAGCACCCACTGGAGCCGTGTGTTATCGCTGCCATGGAGGCAGACAACAACATCTCTCCCGAGGTTGATATCGTGGCTTGTGGAAGCACCTTGGGCAACCTCCTTCGCTTTGTTCGCCGGCAAGACAAGCCGTTCCGAATCCTCGTTGAAAAAATCCACAATACCGTCTTCTTCACGAGACGTGAGAACACACCCACCGAGATCATTCCCGGAGTCCGTGGATACGGTCACAGCTTTCCCGAGGCCAACACCATCTGGGAGCCTGATGTCAAGGGGTCGGTCTCGCACCAACGCATCGTTCGATATACCTTCGGTGGTCATCGCATCCTAGTTCGCTTCGAAGCAGATGGATACATCAAGCCCCATGCTCAAGGCCCCTCCTCGGTCAATAGCACCTCGTCCACAACCGCCATGGATCAGACATCTCTTGCGAATTTACTCTCTGAAGCTGACATGGGACTTGCATCCCAGACCACTGCCACATTAGCCGAGACCACCATCAATGTCAAATTCGGCGGTGAGCTTATCCCGCAAGCTCAAGTCTTTGATCTCAAGACCCGTAGCATCTacaccaaggacaagaaggatcATCTGGCCGAGGAACTGCCCCGTCTATGGGTCTCCCAAATCCCCACGTTCATTCTCGCCTTTCACACGCAGGGGCTGTTTAAAAAGGCGGATATTCAGATCAAGGACGTCAGGGAGGATGTCCAACGTTGGGAGTTGGATCACCAAGCTGAGCTTGCACAGCTCAAGGGTCTCATTGATATGATCATCGAGGTTGTCTCCGACATGCCTGGCCAGAAGATGGAGCTGAGGTATGCGGGAATTGGCGGGCTAGAAGTACGTGAGCAGCTTGCGGATGTGAACGATGCGCTTTCTGATGCAGTCAAGGCTCGGTGGGGGTTGCGGGGTGGGGCCTTGACAgatgagagtgatgatggggttggcgaGACTGAAACTCAGGGATCTGATCATGACTCTTTTGACCCCGAGACTGATGTCAACGAGGAGGACAGCGATGAAGATCATCGATACTACCACGACAACCTGTACGGCTACGACTATGAGAAGGAGTTGCCCGATTACACAGCTTGTTCGGCAGACGAGTGCGGGTACTGTGGGAAGTGTCCTTACTAG